GTCATTAGAGCAGCGCTGAGAGCCAGAGGCTGGGTTGAGCAGCGCACAAATCCAAACCACTGTGCTCAGCGGCGACACAGGGATGAGGGAAAAGCCAGCTCTAAAGACAccggtgatgatgatgaggaagatgCAATATGATTGTTTCAGCAATCACTTTTAttctaatttgtttttaaatatctcgCTACTGTTTCATCTCATCTTCATTTCAGACAACTCAGATGATGTGGAAGAAGAGCAAGATGAAGATAGGCTTCATAATcgcatggtaaaaaaaaacaaaaaaaacaaaacatttttatggtCACTTTTAAgctaacacaaagaaaagaagatatgGTGCTGACCTTAATAAGATTGAGCTGTCATCGTTTTACGTGTCTCACCCAGTCTCACTTGGTGAGGAATGAAGTGGTCTATTTCTATTGGACACTACATCGAAACACCATTAATGCCAGCAGTTTGCAGAAAAAGCAGATATTCAATCATTTTGTGCAGGCGGGCAGTTTCAGCACCAAGGTACATGAATGTCCCATTATCAGTGCTTCATAATTCCATGGTGCTCCAGTGTTCAGCCCACTATcatgtgtgtcttctgtttgtCAGGTGGGGTTGTGTATGAACCTGAGGAACCTGCACTGGTTTGATTCAGCAGACCCAGATACCTTCTTCCCCCGCTGTTACAGACTAGGAGCGAAGGATGAAAAGCATGATTTTATTGGTCAGGTCTAACTTTATGGCTCATCAAACTAGATGTTTCTCCATCTTATATTTACCAGCATCTTTATGCATTTAATTCAGCTTATAATTCTTgcctttctgtttctgtctccatTTGTGTAGAGGACTTCAAGCGGACAGCCTGCACCAGTCTGTTAAAGTACATAGTGGAGAGGGTCCAGGGTGTACATGCACAGACAACTGCAACAGATAGAGGTTTTGCTTTATCTGCTGCAACAACCTGCAACAGGCCAGTGGTCCTTTCCCAAATGATTGACATTGCGGTCAAAGTATGCCAGGAGTTCCTGGAGAGCCTGGAGCATAATGACATTGACAAAGGCTTGGACACGCAGCAAGTGATTTCAAAGCAGGAGTGGACGGAGTTCATTGACAGTTACTACCTGGTTGTTCAGTGAGTAGGACTAACAGGAAACTGTCCTGATTAGAGTGCACTAAGGTATCTTACAAtgtgttctctctctgtgtctgttccttCACTCAGTGGTGGAGCAGAGGTCGAGGTCAGCGATGATTTGGTGCCCACCTGTAAAGCCATGCTACAGAGGCTGGGGAAAGTCAGTCCACAGCTAGACATAGAGGGCACACACAACATCTGGATCGTTAAACCTGGGACACAGTCCAGAGGCAGAGGTGAGATAACAGGCCCTATCAGACATACAACAATTTATCTGATTGCTCTGGCTGACCTGCTGCATCTGCCCTCTAGGCATTAAATGCTTCAAACGTTTGGATAAGATCCTCAGAATCGTGGATGGGTATTCAACTCCGTTTATGGAAGGAAAGTGGGTGGTGCAGAAGTACCTGGAGCGGCCCTTTCTAGTCCACGGCACCAAATTTGATGTGCGGCAGTGGTTCCTGGTCACAGACTGGAACCCATTGACTGTGTGGTTTTATATGAAGTGCTACTTGCGCTTTTCTACACAGCCTTACTCACTAGATAAACTTGACCGGTAAGACTGTGATACTAGTAATGGAACTTAATTGTCTTGAGAAGGAGGTAGATCTTATAGCTCTGTTCTTGTAATTATCCTCTTTCTTTGAGAGatgaaggtgggggggggggggtaaacatTGTGTAGCCTAAGCATAAGTCTATTCTTGCTAAGACTTGTTACCAGAGAGTCACTCATATATTTTGATTGTTCATAAACAAATTTTACTCATTGATATTGAAAAAAATTTGGGGGGGAATAAAAGAAAGAATCAGATGTGTAACCAgattaaaatgactttaaaaaagaggaagtgagagaaagatggagggaaCTGAAGCTGCATCACCGGGTATGTTAATTCTTGGTGTTTTTAGCGGTAgatatacatttatatagatGCATGAATACATGGATTTTACCTAAGCATAACTCAAACCTTCAAAGCGGCAAAGTCTAGTTTCTTACAGTTTATTTTCCATAACCTGGTAGAATATTTAAAGTGACCCTTGCCTGTTTACTTTCATGGCTAAATTGGAattgaataataataacttttatgtttttataccTGTCACTAAATATGTCTTTGTATTGTCTTATAGTAAAAACTAACTCAGCCAATAAGAAGTTGATTTAGGAAAGGTTTGAAGCCAATCTGTGAGGTTAATGCAGAAACAGGCTTGTTTCATTTCCCCCGTCACTCTAATTTGTCATTCAGGCTTGCCTTCTATCCCCTTTCAGCTCTGTCCACCTGTGCAACAATTCAATCCAGAAGCACCTGAGGCCCTCCCAGCAACGACATCAAGGTATCCCAGCAGACAACATGTGGTCAGATGACCAGTTCAGGACCTTTCTATCCAGCCAGGGCCAGGAAGCCCAGTGGCAGGCTGTGGTAGTCCCAGGGATGAAGAAGGCTGTGATCCACACtttacaaacaacacagactctGATGAATTCGCGCAAAAACACCTTTGAGCTCTACGGTGCAGACTTCATGTTAGGTATGTGATCAATGAAAAATTATGAATGATGTGCTAAATTAGAATAACTTTTCTTTAACAAgcattttattgtatttattttaaaaccattttaacTGAATGTGTAAATTGGTTACAAACTCTGTTATTTGTTTCTAAGGCTGTGACTTCCATCCATGGCTGATAGAAATCAATGTCAGTCCCACTATGGCCCGCTCCACCCCTGTAACAGACCGACTCTGTGATGCTGTGCAGGAAGATACGCTGCGAGTCGTCCTGGACCGAAGAGCAGACTGCACTGCAAACACTGGTGACTTTGAGCTCATATATAAACAGGTAAGAAAGAGTTTAACCCTCCTCTTCATGTTACAGTGTCATTTTAAGTTTCCCAACATGTGATGGTAATATATGCTACTCTTGATGTAACTTTGGTCCCTAGACAGTCATAAAAGTGCCTCAGTATGTAGGACAAAACCTACTTGTTGAGGGCTTCAAGATGAAATGCCCATGCACATTTCCTCCAGTGAGATCGTCCAACCGTTCAGCACTAAAACATCCAGTGCCTGCCAAGGAAAAGGAACCTGCAGCAGATGAAGCAAAACCTCTATCGAAGAAGTTGTTTGAAGATGCAGAGTTAAAAACTAAAAGCAAGTGCGTTCTCCTGCCACCGCCTACCTTTAAACTTGAGCCAACCATGCGTGAACCTGTTGGGACGCTTCACCTGCCCATGACTGTGAACAAGTCCATCCACCTGTCCATAGCTGCCCATGCTCACTCTGTTATTCTGAACAATAGGAATTCAGAGTCAAAATTCTACTCAAAGAACGAACAACTCTGTTCCATAGAAAAGCAAAGTGCTTCTTTGCCTCTGGAGATAAAACAATCCGCACAAGCAGCAAGCAGCAACTTTAGTTGCTAAAGTACTAAAAAGTAGTACTAGTAGTAGTAAAAAAGAAGGATTGTCAGCAGAATCATTCACATGCTTCTTCATTAGCCTTCTTTTTGCAGGGGTATCTAAACCTCATACTACCTCATAATAAAATCCAAAATTGAATTGATTCccatctcttgttttttttacttacttcCTTCTTTCGTTATTTTAAAGATGGGATCATCACAACATTTTGGATAATCCACAAAATGTGATATCATTAAGAATAAGAacatatactttattaatccttgaaaaaaaatgtcattgtgttGTCGAGACTACACACACCTACGCCGAgatacacatacatgcataaaCACTATCTTATGAAAGTGCACTAatagagagatgtcagaatGAGAGGCTGCACACATAAAAGAGCCCCAAGCAGTTGTGAGTTCTTGTCTTGCTCTAGGGCACTTCAGCAGAGCTCAGTAAGTGtactggcatctctccagcaaccagCCTAACTTCCAGACGTGGTCTGCAATGAAACTTAAACTGacaccctctggttcccaaacTCTGTCCCTACAGACAGAgtttttaagattaagattaactttattgatcccgcaaggggaaatttctgtttttacactctgtaagtcatgcaactcataggctgaaatatacacacacatgcacaaacatgatcctatggacatgcactaatggagagatgtcagagtgagggagctgcccacagtgggcgctcctgagctggtggtgggtagggggtttggtgccttgctcaagggcacctcggcagtgctcaggcacctctccagctaccagaccaacttccatatttggtccgcaccgggacttggacccaacccaagtccctacagactgagctactgccgcccttgACGATTGATTACAGATGTGTCACTTATGGATAACAAAAGATAGGAAATGGCAGTGAAAATGCAGTTTTACATGACAGAAGTAATCAAATCCAATATGTATGTCAGTAGGAGAGTTGTTTAAAGGGACTGGAGCAGGGGGAAATACTGAGTGATTGCAAGTATTGGCATAAAAAAATTAACAGTAAActtttcttaattaaaaaaaaaaaaataaactttattcagAATATATTGCATTTACAATTTATATGTGTATCCAAAGACAATATAGAAAAGGGTACAATAATAAAAGTACACAGGTGACATTGtataacaaatacatttgttttaagaagaaaaaaagaaaagttaattaACAGTAAACTTAAGCATCACAAAAAATGGGATGTGTCGTTTCTCTCAGAGTTATTATTACTTCAATGTTCCTTCATCTAAAAACCTGAATTAAGTAGGAATGCACACTCTTGTCCACGCCCTTACCCTCTACTGAACACTTGGTGGCGGTAATGAGCTCTTGAATACACATTTTGACGTGATGGCGAAGAAGAGGCTTCACAAGAGAACAGCCGGGCCCTGCTCACATAACAGTACTTAGAAATGGCGGCGTCCGTGTGCCGAGTCGGGAGCACCGTGGGTCGAACCCTCGCTAAAACCCGCAGTGTGAGTATATTTGACAAGCTCCCTGCATTTCACTTTGTCTGCACATTAACACATACAGTAGTAATAGTTTGTGGTCACGTTTATTGATACATTAATGGAAATCGAAGAAGACTGCT
The Labrus mixtus chromosome 7, fLabMix1.1, whole genome shotgun sequence DNA segment above includes these coding regions:
- the ttll3 gene encoding tubulin monoglycylase TTLL3, whose amino-acid sequence is MEATRSSQSVKLGQERHQYTDRLCKSFPYRARETRGASLDLKVTAMVQPCNQDKSEKQQTIKSPESKVPCSFGSLPVLNPERLHTAKACAEKAIKMNKIFSVQGPYPVIRAALRARGWVEQRTNPNHCAQRRHRDEGKASSKDTGDDDEEDASDDVEEEQDEDRLHNRMSHLVRNEVVYFYWTLHRNTINASSLQKKQIFNHFVQAGSFSTKVGLCMNLRNLHWFDSADPDTFFPRCYRLGAKDEKHDFIEDFKRTACTSLLKYIVERVQGVHAQTTATDRGFALSAATTCNRPVVLSQMIDIAVKVCQEFLESLEHNDIDKGLDTQQVISKQEWTEFIDSYYLVVHGGAEVEVSDDLVPTCKAMLQRLGKVSPQLDIEGTHNIWIVKPGTQSRGRGIKCFKRLDKILRIVDGYSTPFMEGKWVVQKYLERPFLVHGTKFDVRQWFLVTDWNPLTVWFYMKCYLRFSTQPYSLDKLDRSVHLCNNSIQKHLRPSQQRHQGIPADNMWSDDQFRTFLSSQGQEAQWQAVVVPGMKKAVIHTLQTTQTLMNSRKNTFELYGADFMLGCDFHPWLIEINVSPTMARSTPVTDRLCDAVQEDTLRVVLDRRADCTANTGDFELIYKQTVIKVPQYVGQNLLVEGFKMKCPCTFPPVRSSNRSALKHPVPAKEKEPAADEAKPLSKKLFEDAELKTKSKCVLLPPPTFKLEPTMREPVGTLHLPMTVNKSIHLSIAAHAHSVILNNRNSESKFYSKNEQLCSIEKQSASLPLEIKQSAQAASSNFSC